In the genome of Ziziphus jujuba cultivar Dongzao chromosome 10, ASM3175591v1, the window aaaatatcctATAATTCTtactttttcattaatttaattttgattatttgaatttacataaattaatttatggaCATCAAGAAAATGACTTAAAACTAGTTTTCATTCAAGGATTCGAAAGTGAAGGTCAcgtttatataaaaatgaaagttcTTAAcgaaattacaatttttttaattcataattaCCAACATAgagtttaaaaagaaaaataaaagaaagggaaaaagaaaaaagaaaaaaagaaaaataaaagaataaaagattGCAGGTTTTACGTAAcagtatctttttctttttttctttttttttttggttcgtaACAGTATCTGGAGGAAGCATTTTATACACAATCCGTAAATAGTAATTATCGAACTGAGACTCGGTGATCACTCACGGTCACAGTTGCACTCGTAACACACATCCTTTTAGTTTTTGCTTAGTTTTTTTCTCATGCTTTTTCGTCGAAACTGAAAAAACCCCCTCTGAGCTTCCTTGTCCAAAATCTTTCAAACCCAACGTATTTTTACCTCGAACAATCCAAATCCATCTCTCAGTTTCATCCCAAAAGCCGCCACTTCGATCACACTCTCAGATCCACACCTTCTCTCCACCACCACGTCAAGTAAAAGCCAAACAAAATCCTTTGGTttctatttgttcttttttttttttttttttttttttttcatgtatcCATGTTGTTTTGCTTCGTGATTCTCTATTGGGTTTGTAATTGAATGCCGTTTGGAGAGAGAAATTTATATAGAGAGAGATTGAATAGGAGAGAGATGACGGGTCAGGTGGTGAAAGTGAAGAGGGAGACGCTCGAAGCATGCATGACGTGCCCCCTTTGTCATAAGCTCTTTAAGGAAGCTACGACTGTTATCTTGAGAGGAATTGGGAAGCTCGGACCTTTATGATCAAAGCTGTGATACTAGGTGCAAGCTATGTTGCTCGGACTCGGGTGCTCGGACTCGGATGTGGATGTCGGATACGGGTACATATCTAAGCGTTGGATtcgttaattttcaaaatttagaagACAGAAATACAGATGATAAGTGCCGGGTTacgtttgaaaaaataaaaaaaaaatttatataaattttttatctttatagaAATTATATCTATAGATAAGTATCAactacataataataaatagaaaacttATAATATGAAAATTCAACATATTTGACTAGaagcatattaaataaataaaattatagcagaaaaaaattataaaatatatcatttaataaaaaattaataattcattTAACTGTGGTTTTCCATATTtctattagaaaattaatattttatttaattttgatttttatatttatatttctttttgggatAGAATTCGATTTTTGGGATAGAATTcgattatattttgttaaaatttaagaGTTTCCAATAATATTCGGAAGATGGGAATCTTATCTCTTCTCCGCATTgatgattcaaaaaaaaaaaaaaaatttaaaataacaattttctatctaattttgtaattaataggTTAGGTGCACGTTTTCTTCTCAAAGCTTCTCAAGTCACATTGCTAAGTGTATAGAGATCCCACGGCCCGATGCTTCTCTTCCCCATGCTTTTCTTCAATCCTTTCTCCTCTCTCATCTCTTTTTATATCAGTTCGTATACTTtcgtttttatctttttttccatctttttttcctttcttctttccCCTCTTTCCAGatgcttttctctttcttttctctccGTGGATGGATTATTCATTTTCTCCATAGAAGTTCTGTAAATGTTGATTGTACAAAATAGCCACACCTATTTTTTCCATCATGTATTCGGAAAGGATTGCGCACCCATATCCGTGTCGTGTCGACATGGGTGCTTCGATGATTTTGAAGAGTCCGAGCATCACAGGGTGCAAGAGCGGTTCTTGTTTAGTGGGAGAAAAGGCAAGGTGGTTGTATCATGAATCATAATTGCTGATTTGCTATAAGAAGCTTTGTGTGCATTCAAATCTTTGCTAATGTTTTCTACccttattgtttttatatattaatttgtgcCGATCAATTGTAAGAGATTGATcgccttcttttcttctttatatatgtatatacatgctTTCCATATTTATGTCATTTAGCTAATTAACAATAACCAGTGCCCATTTCTTTCAATAGATCCAGTTGGTGCTTAGTTTCCCCACAGACAAAAGAATCTTAATAACTTTAGATGTTTGCATTACATGTTTACGTGGTTCAGATTAGTTAatgtattaaaatgtaaaaagaaaaaaatgaaaaaaaaagatgccCGTGTTatgttatttctattttttaaccaGTTTCTAATGTATACAATGTACCTGTAGTAATCTGTATCTTCCAATGTATTTATCCTACAATTAAAGCGACGTTTCATGACCGAAAACCCACACCTACAACCAAAAACTACACAAATTTGAGTTGTTCAAATTGACTAGTCTAGTCGATGCCTCTTTATCTTTCTAAATCCTTCTCTTGTTTGCATTTTTCCGCGTCTGCATGCAGCATCAGCCAACCGTGCCATCTTCGTACTATACACACCGGTCAAGGTTATAGAAATTTCATATGGCATACTTTTCAAACAACAAGGCTAGTCTAGTAAATTTCCAAATGGGGTCCTCACTGTCTATAAATTGAAGCCATTTTCTGCCACAAATCCTCAAAATATCTCAACCTCAACCATTTAGTAGTAATAATTACAGAGAAAAAGATCATGGAGAAGATGAGCGCTTTGGTGGTGTTGATGATGTGCATGGTGGCAAGTACTAGTGCGCAGAGTGCGAGCAATGTGAGAGCAACATACCATTTGTACAATCCACAGAACATCAATTGGGACTATAACGCTGCCAGCGTCTACTGCGCAACCTGGGACGCCAACAAGCCCTTGGAATGGCGTAGGCAATATGGATGGACTGCATTTTGTGGACCTGTTGGGCCTCGTGGCCAGGAGTCTTGTGGCAAGTGCTTGAGGGTACGTACAACtttgttgttttaattttcttctttctttttcctttagttTCTCTTATAaacaacaaaactaaaaaaattctgtgggaaaaaaggattttaacatTGCCAATTCCATTTTGAA includes:
- the LOC132799357 gene encoding pathogenesis-related protein P2-like yields the protein MEKMSALVVLMMCMVASTSAQSASNVRATYHLYNPQNINWDYNAASVYCATWDANKPLEWRRQYGWTAFCGPVGPRGQESCGKCLRVTNTRTQAQVTVRIVDQCSNGGLDLDVNVFKGNLAQCPSFKASNEIYPSFLSFFLSAPASHFISNESKKLLYFSVFIPSVRETQSL